A genomic window from Silene latifolia isolate original U9 population chromosome Y, ASM4854445v1, whole genome shotgun sequence includes:
- the LOC141631909 gene encoding uncharacterized protein LOC141631909 gives MFNMMKDESIKGLSSRFSSIVNEHKSLGIELESEDIVRKIIRILTDKWQPKMTTIEEAKDLSKLSLNELMGSLMAHELTLMTRSGEYSKASGFAVKLTTSDDEQAMNSRNMAGASDSDEDERLEEELEASVCMTTRLDHNGPKYSKNGSALCLMAHSDNSHDDSDTEALVKGRNNWYLDSGCSRHMTRNEDQFLSLEAYNGGTVMFGDNNKGEIIAIGMVGKSSSQCVEKVLHVKGLMYNLLSISQLCGNGNIAEFCANECRVLNSNTREIILEGKRVKDVNLTNLCALSSRTMSCVSALKKNDPWLSNKRLGHVNTRTLNTLKRLYLVDGIPNIKFD, from the exons atgttcaatatgatgaaagaCGAGTCCATCAAAGGTCTTTCCTCTCGGttttctagtattgttaatgagCATAAGAGTCTAGGTATAGAGCTAGAATCCGAGGATATAGTCCGAAAGATCATTCGTATCCTAACTGATAAATGGCAACCGAAGATGACGACTATTGAGGAGGCTAAAGATCTATCCAAATTGTCCCTCAATGAACTAATGGGCTCGCTCATGGcacatgagttaactctcatgacgCGTTCGGGTGAATATTCCAAAGCTAGTGGTTTCGCTGTCAAATTAACCACAAGTGATGACGAACAAGCCATGAACTCACGTAATATGGCGG GTGCATCTGATTCCGATGAGGATGAAAGACTTGAAGAAGAATTAGAGGCAAGCGTTTGCATGACTACTCGTCTTGATCACAATGGTCCCAAGTATTCAAAGAATGGGTCCGCActatgtcttatggctcactccgacAATTCTCATGATGATTCCGACACCGAG GCATTAGTGAAAGGCCGCAataattggtacttggatagtggatgttcaCGCCACATGACGAGAAATGAAGACCAATTTCTCTCTCTAGAAGCCTACAATGGTGGCACCGTGATGTTTGGTGACAATAATAAAGGTGAAATAATTGCAATTGGGATGGTTGGTAAGTCATCATCACAATGTGTCGAGAAAGTGTTGCATGTCAAAGGTTTAATGTATAATCTTCTTAGCATATCTCAATTGTGTGGTAACGGTAATATAGCTGAATTTTGTGCTAATGAATGTCGTGTCCTAAATAGTAATACAAGGGAAATTATTTTAGAAGGAAAACGTGTTAAAGATGTTAACTTAACTAATCTCTGTGCATTGTCTAGTCGTACCATGTCTTGTGTAAGTGCTTTAAAGAAAAACGACCCATGGCTTTCGAATAAAAGATTAGGTCACGTAAATACTAGAACATTGAACACCCTTAAGCGACTTTACTTAGTCGatggcattcctaacattaaattTGACTAA